A single window of Nocardia higoensis DNA harbors:
- a CDS encoding FHA domain-containing protein gives MADEHSSTEFSDSPVLVVQTRERVYRLRAGGAYNIGRDPDADIVVTDPRVSSLHAVLERGADGWEIEDAHSRNGTFFDGHRVERMVIDHDETFQLGHAMDGEQLACSLETSPNHESQPDGDRGGDTVVVPDPGYDLEDEATATQFEPGLPRRVSRPSPPAARPSAVVRIVSGTLRMGRAADNDIVVPDLMVSRHHAELRVISEGRYRLVDLDSHNGTYVNGSRVEAADLAESDLIGMGHTTYRLVGDELRESVDTGDISVCVQDLTVRTAEGKVLLDEVTFPIPHRSLVGVIGPSGAGKSTLLGAVTGLRPATEGTVRYDGRDLYTDYEELRHRIGLVPQEDILHHQLPTRRALLYAAELRFPGDTRPEEREQRVDEVLAELGLTRHADTRIDQLSGGQRKRVSVALELLTKPSLLFLDEPTSGLDPGLDKTVMEMLSELAHDGRTVIVVTHSVANLEACDRLLVLVPGGRLAYYGPPAEGLRQFGQRSWAEVFQAFDREEGRDWAGEFRDSPRFQQYVAVEPTEEVGSVSHQRPPVPPPAPQSELSQLSTLCRRYLAVIASDRSYVALLGVMPLLLGGLIAAVPSGDGFTGTPGTNTDAPTKLMILVFGACFVGTGNAIREIVKEQTIYRRERAAGLSPAIYLMSKVLVLGVITVLQAAVLFLIGTIGTSLPPKGIFTSVQLELITAMALLGIASLALGLLVSVSVDTSEKTLPLLIVLSMAQLVLTGGLVRLPGTPVLEQLSYLSPSRWGYGAGAATLDLDTLSPHDGGPDPLWEHTLGTWLLDMGVLAGLAAVFLALAWYRLYQLRPRRRGARPARI, from the coding sequence ATGGCGGATGAGCATTCCTCCACGGAATTTTCCGACTCGCCCGTTCTGGTGGTACAGACGCGAGAACGCGTCTACCGATTACGCGCCGGGGGCGCATACAATATCGGCCGCGATCCCGACGCCGACATCGTCGTCACCGATCCGCGGGTCTCCTCTCTGCATGCGGTCCTGGAGCGCGGAGCGGATGGTTGGGAAATCGAGGACGCGCACAGCCGCAACGGCACATTCTTCGATGGTCATCGCGTCGAGCGGATGGTGATCGATCACGACGAGACCTTCCAACTCGGACACGCTATGGACGGTGAGCAGTTGGCCTGCTCGCTGGAAACGTCACCGAACCACGAGTCGCAGCCGGATGGCGATCGGGGCGGTGACACGGTGGTCGTCCCTGATCCCGGCTACGACCTCGAGGACGAAGCCACGGCTACCCAGTTCGAGCCGGGTCTGCCCCGGCGGGTGTCGCGGCCGTCGCCTCCTGCTGCCCGTCCGAGTGCGGTGGTCCGGATCGTGTCGGGCACGCTGCGGATGGGGCGCGCCGCCGACAACGACATCGTCGTGCCCGATCTCATGGTCTCGCGCCATCACGCCGAACTGCGAGTGATCAGCGAAGGCCGATACCGGCTGGTCGACCTGGACAGCCACAACGGCACCTACGTCAACGGTTCCCGTGTCGAGGCCGCGGACCTTGCGGAGTCCGACCTGATCGGCATGGGCCACACCACGTACCGGCTGGTCGGCGATGAGCTGCGGGAGTCTGTCGACACGGGTGACATCTCGGTCTGCGTGCAGGATCTCACCGTGCGGACAGCCGAGGGCAAAGTGCTGCTGGATGAGGTGACATTCCCCATTCCACATCGCTCACTCGTGGGCGTCATCGGACCCAGCGGGGCGGGCAAGTCGACGCTGCTGGGCGCGGTCACCGGATTGCGGCCCGCGACCGAGGGCACCGTCCGCTACGACGGACGCGACCTCTACACCGACTACGAAGAACTCCGGCACCGCATCGGACTGGTCCCGCAAGAGGACATCCTGCACCACCAGCTCCCGACCCGGCGTGCCCTGCTCTACGCGGCCGAATTGCGCTTCCCCGGTGACACGCGCCCGGAAGAGCGCGAACAGCGAGTCGACGAAGTCCTCGCCGAACTCGGCCTGACCCGGCACGCCGACACCCGCATCGATCAACTCTCCGGCGGGCAACGAAAACGCGTCAGCGTCGCATTGGAGCTGCTGACCAAACCGTCGCTGCTGTTCCTCGACGAACCGACCTCCGGGCTCGACCCCGGCCTGGACAAGACGGTCATGGAAATGCTGTCCGAACTCGCCCACGACGGACGCACCGTCATCGTCGTCACCCACAGCGTCGCCAATCTCGAGGCTTGCGACCGGCTTCTGGTCCTGGTGCCCGGCGGCCGGCTCGCCTACTACGGGCCGCCCGCGGAGGGATTGCGGCAGTTCGGGCAGCGCAGCTGGGCGGAAGTGTTCCAAGCCTTCGACCGCGAGGAAGGCCGCGACTGGGCCGGTGAATTCCGGGACTCCCCGCGCTTCCAGCAGTACGTGGCGGTCGAACCGACCGAGGAAGTCGGCTCGGTGTCACACCAGCGCCCACCGGTTCCGCCACCCGCGCCGCAATCCGAGCTCAGCCAGCTCAGCACACTGTGCAGGCGATACCTCGCGGTCATCGCGTCGGATCGAAGCTATGTGGCGCTGCTGGGCGTGATGCCGTTGCTGTTGGGTGGGTTGATCGCCGCGGTGCCGTCGGGCGACGGGTTCACCGGCACGCCCGGGACCAACACCGATGCCCCGACCAAACTCATGATCCTGGTTTTCGGCGCCTGCTTCGTCGGCACCGGCAATGCGATTCGCGAGATCGTCAAGGAACAGACGATCTATCGCAGGGAACGCGCGGCAGGCCTGTCCCCGGCGATCTATCTGATGTCGAAGGTCCTGGTCTTGGGGGTGATCACCGTCCTCCAGGCGGCGGTGTTGTTCCTGATCGGCACCATCGGCACGAGCCTTCCGCCGAAAGGGATCTTCACCTCGGTCCAGCTGGAGCTGATCACGGCGATGGCGCTACTCGGCATCGCGTCGCTGGCACTGGGCTTGCTGGTCTCGGTGTCGGTGGACACCTCGGAGAAAACGCTGCCCCTGCTGATCGTGCTGTCCATGGCGCAACTGGTGCTCACCGGCGGGCTGGTGCGGCTGCCCGGCACGCCCGTGCTCGAGCAACTGTCCTACCTGTCGCCGTCCCGGTGGGGCTACGGTGCGGGAGCCGCCACACTCGACCTCGACACTCTCTCACCGCACGATGGTGGACCGGACCCCCTCTGGGAACACACCCTCGGTACCTGGCTGCTCGACATGGGAGTCCTCGCCGGTCTCGCGGCCGTCTTCCTCGCGCTGGCCTGGTACCGCCTCTACCAGTTGCGGCCACGGCGGCGCGGTGCCCGCCCGGCCAGGATCTGA
- a CDS encoding adenosylcobalamin-dependent ribonucleoside-diphosphate reductase, with protein sequence MVDRRDTVDDDLNLTPTAIALLAERCLRRDATGAICESPGQMMDRVAVHIAAAEDRYLRGSSARWAARYSAILRAREFLPNSPTLMNAGTPLGVLSGCFVLPIADSLESIFDALGTTALLHQAGAGTGFSFSELRRRGDLIASSGGQASGPVSFIELYDAASRVIRLGGRRRAANMAVLDAHHPDIEDFVTAKDTPGLLPTFNLSVGVTDDFMLAASEDRPHPLIDPRTGKVLRVIPARALLDRIAASAWRGGEPGLLFLDAVNRANPVPDLGRLVATNPCGEVPLAPNESCNLGSVNLTEFLAGDQLDEHRLHETVRVAVRFLDDVIDVADYPTPECAAAVRATRKIGLGVMGLADTLAALGLPYDSEDAVHFTERLMTRFTRWAHAASSELAVERGPFPLFTRSRWATGVPLRNAQVTSIAPTGTISVIANVSAGIEPLYALAYTRHILGHDFRHLDSRFRARATDLGAWTADVEAEMEATGTVSACTELPQELRRTFVTAHEIAPIWHIRMQAAVQRHIDAAVAKTINLPADTGTDEVRTIFWQAWKAGVKGITVYRSGSRPGQVLHCVDPACAAHPGVTVDGTASYSLSRTTHQSTVDPVRAEHLATESAEHRSTDADTGAAHTERKS encoded by the coding sequence ATGGTGGACCGGCGCGACACGGTGGACGACGATCTGAACCTCACGCCGACCGCGATCGCGTTGCTGGCCGAACGGTGCCTGCGCCGCGATGCGACCGGGGCGATCTGCGAATCGCCAGGGCAGATGATGGATCGCGTCGCGGTGCACATCGCGGCAGCCGAAGACCGGTATCTTCGAGGCAGTTCGGCCCGTTGGGCCGCGCGTTACTCGGCGATACTGCGCGCTCGGGAGTTCCTGCCCAATTCGCCCACACTGATGAACGCGGGCACACCCCTCGGCGTGCTGTCCGGGTGCTTCGTGCTGCCGATAGCGGACTCACTCGAATCGATCTTCGATGCCTTGGGCACCACCGCGCTACTGCATCAGGCCGGGGCGGGTACCGGGTTCTCCTTCTCGGAACTGCGCAGACGCGGCGATCTCATCGCCTCCAGCGGCGGACAGGCCAGCGGGCCGGTCTCCTTCATCGAACTGTACGACGCTGCCTCCCGAGTGATCCGCCTGGGCGGGCGGCGCCGCGCGGCGAACATGGCAGTGCTCGACGCCCACCATCCCGACATCGAAGACTTCGTCACGGCCAAGGACACGCCTGGTCTGCTACCCACCTTCAATCTGTCGGTCGGCGTCACCGACGACTTCATGCTCGCCGCATCCGAGGACCGGCCGCACCCGTTGATCGACCCACGGACCGGGAAGGTACTGCGGGTCATCCCGGCGCGCGCCCTGCTGGATCGGATAGCTGCGTCCGCCTGGCGCGGCGGTGAGCCGGGACTGCTGTTCCTCGACGCGGTCAACCGCGCCAATCCGGTGCCCGACCTGGGCAGGCTGGTGGCCACCAACCCTTGCGGCGAGGTGCCGCTGGCGCCCAACGAGTCGTGCAATCTGGGCTCGGTGAACCTCACCGAATTCCTGGCAGGCGACCAGCTCGATGAGCACAGACTGCATGAGACAGTTCGAGTGGCGGTGCGGTTCCTGGACGACGTGATCGACGTCGCCGACTATCCGACCCCTGAGTGCGCCGCCGCGGTCCGGGCGACCCGCAAGATCGGGTTGGGTGTCATGGGCCTGGCCGACACGCTGGCCGCCCTCGGCCTCCCCTACGACAGCGAAGACGCGGTGCACTTCACCGAGCGGCTGATGACCCGATTCACCCGGTGGGCACACGCGGCCTCATCGGAACTGGCTGTCGAACGCGGCCCGTTCCCACTGTTCACGCGCAGCCGATGGGCCACGGGGGTGCCGCTGCGGAACGCGCAGGTGACCTCGATCGCGCCGACCGGAACCATCTCGGTGATCGCGAACGTCTCCGCGGGCATCGAACCGCTGTACGCTCTCGCCTACACCCGACACATCCTGGGCCACGACTTCCGTCATCTCGATTCCCGCTTCCGTGCGCGCGCCACCGACCTCGGTGCCTGGACAGCGGACGTCGAAGCCGAGATGGAGGCCACCGGAACGGTTTCCGCCTGCACCGAGCTTCCTCAGGAGCTACGCCGCACCTTCGTCACCGCTCATGAGATCGCCCCCATCTGGCACATCCGTATGCAGGCCGCCGTGCAGCGGCACATCGACGCCGCCGTCGCGAAGACGATCAACCTACCCGCCGACACCGGCACCGACGAGGTACGAACCATCTTCTGGCAAGCGTGGAAAGCAGGTGTCAAAGGCATCACCGTGTACCGATCCGGCAGCAGGCCCGGCCAGGTCCTGCACTGTGTCGATCCCGCCTGCGCCGCGCATCCGGGAGTCACGGTCGACGGAACTGCCTCATACTCCCTGTCTCGGACGACACACCAATCCACCGTCGACCCTGTCCGGGCCGAACACCTCGCCACAGAATCCGCCGAACATCGATCCACCGATGCCGACACGGGAGCAGCCCACACCGAACGAAAGTCCTGA
- a CDS encoding Fic family protein yields the protein MVSAWSSYQPIRPFSDWLITPFNDAQLQLAHAHFVHHFDAATTEIQQALIQQVLRESAAESGAIENLYSLRPGESRTVATQAEGWEQIFDEQADRSTRQTFEDLLAALEYVEKSVNEGRPITSTLICELHAIACRSQRDIDATVLVRGREQIVKKPLALGKFKQTENYVLMRSGEVHRYCPPEQVQAEISTLCDQLNSPEFLAAPAVLQAAYAHFCLAQIHPFDDGNGRVCRVLASLFLLRAYRVPLVVYADRRHLYLQGLESVQNGDFRPLVQDTADRVAATLSELTQIVQARSQPSPDQKLDELLGLIGRHDAVEFANAKEIQSSLQGEFCRMVDERLSRIASESGGSLIFRKNGGSYNYISGDTASVVDQDGLPYDYIPHFFGENSTGRELVLNIEGQDMDIYARAMIGVGLHDSSDGQFPFAIAATRSLYLNNGNRIGAVIKLRYEDCFPAISTSVIARMQTLADAVCADMVSRLNESARTRLRETGRYLQ from the coding sequence CGTGGTCTTCCTATCAGCCGATTCGGCCATTCAGCGATTGGCTGATTACTCCATTCAATGACGCCCAATTGCAACTTGCCCACGCGCACTTCGTTCATCACTTCGATGCTGCCACGACCGAGATTCAACAAGCGCTGATTCAACAGGTTTTACGGGAATCTGCAGCCGAGTCCGGGGCAATCGAAAATCTGTATTCGCTGCGACCGGGTGAGAGCCGTACTGTAGCCACCCAAGCTGAAGGGTGGGAACAAATATTCGATGAGCAAGCTGATCGTTCGACACGTCAAACATTCGAAGACCTATTGGCCGCACTTGAGTATGTGGAGAAATCTGTTAACGAAGGCAGGCCAATTACTTCCACACTCATTTGCGAGCTCCACGCGATAGCCTGCCGTTCTCAGCGGGATATCGACGCTACCGTTCTGGTCAGAGGGCGGGAGCAGATTGTCAAGAAACCGCTCGCGCTCGGAAAGTTCAAGCAGACCGAAAATTATGTGCTCATGCGGTCAGGGGAAGTGCATAGATATTGCCCGCCAGAACAAGTTCAAGCAGAAATTTCGACGCTATGCGATCAACTCAACAGTCCGGAATTCCTGGCCGCACCGGCAGTGCTTCAGGCCGCTTACGCTCATTTCTGCTTGGCGCAGATACATCCATTTGATGACGGGAACGGAAGAGTTTGCCGAGTACTGGCTTCGCTCTTCCTGCTTCGAGCGTACCGTGTGCCGTTAGTCGTTTATGCCGATAGGCGGCACCTCTACCTACAAGGGCTGGAGTCCGTCCAGAACGGCGACTTCCGACCTCTAGTCCAGGATACCGCCGACAGGGTCGCGGCCACCCTGTCCGAGTTGACTCAGATTGTCCAGGCCCGAAGTCAGCCGAGTCCGGACCAGAAGCTCGATGAATTACTTGGGTTGATAGGTCGCCATGACGCAGTCGAATTTGCAAATGCGAAGGAGATTCAATCTTCGCTGCAGGGAGAATTTTGCAGAATGGTAGACGAAAGACTTTCTCGCATTGCTTCGGAAAGCGGCGGTTCGCTGATATTCAGAAAGAACGGTGGCTCCTATAACTACATCAGTGGCGATACGGCCTCAGTCGTAGATCAAGATGGGCTGCCATACGACTACATACCCCACTTTTTCGGCGAAAACAGTACCGGTAGGGAGCTCGTGCTCAATATCGAGGGTCAGGACATGGACATTTATGCCCGTGCCATGATCGGGGTGGGCCTGCACGATAGTAGTGATGGACAGTTTCCGTTTGCGATAGCAGCGACTCGATCGTTGTATCTCAACAACGGTAACAGAATCGGTGCAGTCATAAAACTTCGGTACGAGGATTGCTTTCCCGCAATTTCGACTTCCGTGATTGCCCGCATGCAGACTCTCGCCGATGCTGTCTGTGCAGATATGGTCAGTCGCCTCAATGAATCAGCCCGCACTAGGCTTCGAGAGACCGGCCGCTACCTCCAGTAG
- a CDS encoding phosphoribosyltransferase family protein — protein MLFHDRRDAGRKLAARMQSLHGADVVVLGLPRGGVPVAFEVARALEAPLDVIVVRKLGVPHQPELAFGAIGEDDVRVINSTVVQRAGLTDEEMATVQRHQREELTRRVDRFRGIRPRISLADRTAVIVDDGIATGATARAACQVARAHGAARVVLAVPVGARDTLAALAESADEVICLDAPEWFLAVGQWYENFEQTTDDEVADLLERAAAGTAAQQAAAGDPPLRDDEVRVVATGVELAGHLTIPKDPIGVVVFAHGSGSSRHSPRNRYVATVLEREGLGTLLFDLLTPEEELHRANVFDIDLLSQRLVDVTGWLTRQDQVAGLRIGYFGASTGAAAALQAAADPRVRIAAVVSRGGRPDLAGDALAHVQAPTLLIVGGHDHLVLELNRQAAKALSCETALAVVPGATHLFEEPGALQKAAELARDWFVDQLTLVGKGERP, from the coding sequence ATGCTGTTTCATGATCGTCGTGACGCCGGTCGGAAGCTGGCGGCGCGGATGCAGTCCCTGCACGGTGCGGACGTCGTCGTGCTCGGCCTACCCCGTGGTGGTGTGCCGGTCGCGTTCGAGGTGGCGCGGGCGCTGGAGGCGCCGCTGGATGTGATCGTGGTGCGCAAACTCGGTGTGCCGCACCAGCCGGAGCTGGCGTTCGGCGCGATCGGTGAGGACGACGTACGGGTGATCAACAGTACCGTCGTGCAGCGAGCCGGGCTCACCGACGAGGAGATGGCCACGGTGCAACGCCATCAGCGCGAGGAGCTCACACGGCGGGTCGACCGGTTCCGGGGCATTCGGCCACGGATTTCGCTCGCCGACCGCACCGCGGTGATCGTCGACGACGGCATCGCCACCGGCGCCACCGCCCGTGCCGCATGCCAGGTCGCTCGGGCACACGGCGCAGCGCGGGTCGTGCTGGCCGTTCCGGTCGGGGCGCGAGACACGCTCGCGGCATTGGCGGAGAGCGCCGATGAGGTGATCTGCCTGGACGCGCCGGAGTGGTTCCTCGCGGTCGGCCAGTGGTACGAGAATTTCGAGCAGACCACCGACGACGAGGTGGCCGACCTGCTGGAGCGTGCCGCGGCCGGGACGGCGGCGCAGCAAGCAGCGGCCGGGGATCCGCCGCTACGTGATGACGAGGTGCGGGTGGTCGCGACGGGCGTCGAACTCGCGGGGCATCTCACCATCCCGAAGGATCCGATCGGTGTGGTGGTGTTCGCCCACGGCAGCGGGAGTAGCCGACACAGCCCCCGCAATCGTTACGTCGCCACGGTCCTGGAGCGAGAAGGACTGGGCACCTTGCTGTTCGATCTACTCACTCCTGAGGAAGAACTGCACCGCGCCAACGTCTTCGACATCGACCTGTTGTCACAGCGGCTGGTCGATGTCACCGGGTGGCTGACCCGTCAGGACCAGGTCGCGGGGCTGCGCATCGGATACTTCGGGGCCAGCACCGGTGCCGCGGCGGCCCTGCAGGCCGCGGCCGACCCGCGGGTACGGATTGCCGCGGTGGTCTCACGCGGCGGCCGACCCGATCTGGCTGGTGACGCACTGGCACATGTCCAGGCGCCGACACTGCTCATCGTCGGCGGTCACGACCATCTCGTCCTGGAACTCAACCGCCAGGCCGCCAAGGCGCTGTCGTGCGAAACCGCGCTGGCGGTAGTGCCGGGGGCGACGCATCTGTTCGAGGAACCGGGCGCGCTGCAGAAAGCGGCCGAACTCGCCCGCGACTGGTTCGTCGACCAGCTCACACTCGTGGGGAAGGGAGAACGGCCGTGA
- a CDS encoding wax ester/triacylglycerol synthase family O-acyltransferase has protein sequence MTKLTALDAGFMEMEDTDRRVGLGIGVVAIVGGAPPTREEFRVAVDRGLERHRRLRQRVRRAPFDVTAPEWEEDPNFDLAHHIRWTALAEPGDETGLRELVASELSERLDRDHPLWKVVVVEHLADDCWAMIVKAHHSMIDGISGVTLFESFCDPETEPGVVRAGVAGRGHTGLFELAGRAVRLPYTMPRLAVGTVRALAPVLLAAVAPAAESSLNGPIGQQRRYVVARASLPEVREIGAAFGVTVNDVAVAAIAAAYRRLLLGRGEQPTPGKMRIAVPVSMRTTTEAKDVLDNRVAAMIAELPIDIDEPVERLIAVHERIARHRSRGEPEAEKSLLSLATRVPSALRKTVFRIAAWFPQRGVSALATNIPGPKHRLTLGGREVLEIWPCIPIAMRVRTTVAILSYVDQLTFGITGDYDTTPDIEVLASGVATEIAVLLAHARGQPAQRRLQLIRGRNGGSRPPRPRSAR, from the coding sequence ATGACGAAATTGACCGCGCTGGATGCGGGATTCATGGAGATGGAAGACACCGATCGCCGTGTCGGTCTCGGGATCGGTGTCGTCGCGATCGTCGGGGGAGCGCCACCGACACGGGAGGAATTCCGTGTGGCCGTGGACCGCGGTCTGGAACGTCATCGGCGACTGCGGCAACGGGTCCGTCGGGCACCGTTCGACGTCACTGCGCCCGAATGGGAAGAGGACCCGAATTTCGATCTGGCACACCATATCCGATGGACCGCGTTGGCCGAACCGGGTGACGAGACGGGGCTGCGGGAGTTGGTGGCGTCCGAACTGAGCGAACGACTCGACCGCGACCATCCGCTGTGGAAGGTCGTCGTTGTCGAACATCTGGCCGACGACTGCTGGGCGATGATCGTCAAGGCGCACCACAGCATGATCGACGGGATTTCCGGGGTCACGCTGTTCGAGAGCTTCTGCGACCCTGAGACCGAGCCGGGCGTGGTGCGCGCAGGCGTCGCGGGCCGCGGCCACACGGGCCTGTTCGAATTGGCGGGCCGGGCGGTTCGATTGCCTTACACCATGCCTCGGCTGGCCGTCGGCACTGTGCGGGCCCTGGCTCCGGTGCTGCTGGCGGCAGTTGCGCCGGCGGCCGAGTCTTCGCTGAACGGGCCCATCGGGCAGCAACGCCGCTATGTGGTGGCCCGGGCGTCGTTACCGGAGGTGCGCGAGATCGGTGCGGCATTCGGAGTGACGGTCAATGACGTCGCTGTCGCTGCCATCGCCGCCGCCTACCGGCGATTGCTGCTGGGCCGGGGCGAGCAGCCCACGCCCGGCAAGATGAGGATCGCGGTGCCGGTGTCGATGCGGACGACGACCGAGGCGAAAGATGTGCTGGACAACCGGGTCGCGGCGATGATCGCCGAACTGCCGATCGATATCGACGAACCGGTCGAACGCCTCATCGCTGTCCACGAACGGATCGCACGGCATCGGTCCCGCGGCGAACCCGAGGCCGAGAAGTCGCTGCTGTCGCTGGCCACCCGGGTGCCGTCCGCGTTGCGGAAGACGGTTTTCCGGATCGCGGCGTGGTTCCCCCAGCGGGGGGTCAGCGCCCTGGCGACCAACATTCCCGGGCCGAAGCACCGGCTGACGTTGGGCGGCCGGGAAGTGCTGGAGATCTGGCCGTGCATCCCGATCGCGATGCGAGTGCGCACCACGGTGGCGATCCTCAGCTACGTCGACCAGTTGACGTTCGGCATCACCGGCGATTACGACACCACACCGGATATCGAGGTTCTCGCCTCGGGCGTCGCGACCGAAATCGCGGTGCTGCTGGCCCATGCGCGCGGACAACCGGCGCAACGCCGACTGCAATTGATCCGTGGACGTAACGGCGGCTCCCGACCTCCGAGACCACGATCCGCCCGCTGA
- a CDS encoding cutinase family protein, whose amino-acid sequence MTSSMTSAAAVLATVLTSAGIGLTTPVAAAAPGCGDAELIMVRGTDISQPVATRWESVDDPTVGKPLDAAVRAARPDVSWTLYNVSYPADGTGPRSRAIGSVDLVAHLVVRAVECPAAKFVLAGYSQGGEVVSNTLGMASDDAAPAVVIPAVLAPRIAAVLLFASPIHAYNDVVPEPYTGRAAQYCVPKDPVCNPKPNTLPPDVDYGAHTRYGESVSAAALFAAERL is encoded by the coding sequence ATGACCTCTTCGATGACCAGCGCCGCCGCTGTTCTGGCGACTGTGCTGACCAGCGCCGGGATCGGCCTCACCACGCCGGTGGCGGCAGCCGCGCCCGGCTGTGGTGACGCGGAGCTGATCATGGTGCGCGGCACCGACATCTCCCAGCCGGTCGCGACCCGATGGGAGTCGGTCGACGACCCGACCGTCGGGAAGCCGCTGGACGCCGCCGTGCGCGCCGCGCGCCCGGATGTGAGCTGGACCCTGTACAACGTGTCCTACCCCGCTGACGGCACCGGCCCTCGTTCCCGCGCGATCGGTTCCGTCGACCTCGTCGCCCACCTGGTCGTGCGGGCTGTCGAGTGCCCAGCGGCGAAGTTCGTGCTCGCGGGGTATTCGCAAGGCGGTGAGGTGGTTTCCAATACGCTCGGGATGGCCAGCGACGATGCCGCGCCCGCCGTGGTGATCCCGGCCGTGCTCGCTCCGCGGATCGCCGCCGTCCTGCTCTTCGCCAGCCCGATCCACGCGTACAACGATGTGGTGCCGGAACCCTACACCGGGCGGGCCGCGCAGTACTGTGTGCCGAAGGATCCGGTCTGCAACCCGAAGCCGAACACCCTGCCGCCCGACGTCGATTACGGGGCGCACACCCGCTACGGCGAATCCGTCTCGGCCGCGGCATTGTTCGCCGCGGAGCGGCTGTAG
- a CDS encoding HNH endonuclease → MGSGDVLDPETVTPDRRAWLVMSKSVYLRLGGGRKYDDDPSNHYSWDSFVPNSRQVKVGDVIAVWDNTELLGVSVIENIDVKDGTKHRGRCPGCNETGFKRRLRKKPTFRCDCGAEFDDPIQEEVPAKLYRSDYGQAWVDLSGVLGGKDLRALCLKDSSQNSFRELNWDKFRAAVGQKLGADYLAPVDVTAEQIRGGHAVRPVRVRLGQSNFRKKLLARYGPRCAFTGDLHQAVLEACHLYSYAKVGKHHEHGGVLLRRDLHTLFDRGDLAVNSVGLLDVSEPFRDFSIYGELHGKPLAIDISTKQADWFKLHWAMYRKADN, encoded by the coding sequence ATGGGTAGCGGCGATGTACTTGATCCCGAGACGGTGACCCCGGATCGTCGTGCATGGCTGGTGATGTCGAAATCGGTGTATCTGCGGCTCGGCGGCGGGCGGAAATACGACGATGATCCCTCGAATCACTACAGCTGGGACAGCTTTGTTCCGAACTCCCGCCAAGTCAAAGTCGGCGATGTGATTGCGGTGTGGGACAACACCGAGTTGCTGGGAGTCTCGGTCATCGAGAATATCGACGTAAAGGATGGGACCAAGCACCGCGGACGCTGCCCCGGCTGCAACGAGACGGGCTTCAAACGACGCCTGCGTAAGAAGCCGACCTTCCGTTGTGACTGCGGTGCAGAGTTCGACGACCCGATCCAGGAAGAGGTGCCCGCGAAGCTGTACCGCTCGGACTACGGGCAAGCGTGGGTCGACCTGTCCGGCGTACTCGGCGGCAAGGATCTTCGCGCACTGTGCTTGAAGGACAGCTCACAGAACAGTTTTCGAGAACTGAACTGGGACAAGTTCCGCGCGGCGGTCGGCCAGAAGCTCGGCGCTGACTACCTCGCGCCGGTCGATGTCACGGCTGAACAGATCCGCGGCGGACATGCTGTACGACCGGTCCGGGTACGTCTGGGCCAAAGCAACTTCCGCAAGAAGCTCCTCGCTCGCTACGGACCTCGCTGCGCCTTCACCGGGGACCTTCACCAAGCCGTGCTTGAGGCATGCCACCTCTACAGCTACGCCAAGGTCGGCAAACACCACGAACACGGCGGGGTCCTGCTTCGCCGCGACCTGCACACCTTGTTCGACCGCGGCGACTTGGCCGTGAACAGCGTCGGCCTGCTCGACGTCTCAGAACCGTTCCGAGACTTCTCGATCTACGGCGAACTGCACGGAAAGCCGCTCGCCATCGACATCAGCACCAAGCAAGCCGACTGGTTCAAACTGCACTGGGCGATGTACCGGAAGGCGGACAACTAG